In Ostrea edulis chromosome 4, xbOstEdul1.1, whole genome shotgun sequence, a single window of DNA contains:
- the LOC125669036 gene encoding craniofacial development protein 2-like, translated as MGVNPDRKSEQMELVSNHLWKEQPRKKTRSNRVEVWLRANSTTLSSKKEPVTKTTTSVINVNFVCRDSSQDAGDATSSRRSSQSLLTETLCVGTWNVRTMYDTSKTAQVADEMQRYKLGILGISECRWIKSGKIIRINSGQTILYSGHNVKHQSEVATMISKDQNKTLLEWEPISDRLIRARFNSKDCKLTILQCHVPTNDAGEEVKDDFYEQFQMVV; from the coding sequence ATGGGAGTAAACCCGGACAGAAAATCCGAGCAGATGGAACTCGTCAGCAATCATCTATGGAAAGAACAACCCAGAAAGAAAACCCGGTCCAATAGAGTGGAGGTTTGGCTCAGGGCCAACTCAACTACCCTATCCAGTAAAAAAGAGCCAGTTACAAAAACTACAACAAGTGTcataaatgttaattttgtctGCAGAGACTCTAGCCAGGATGCAGGCGATGCGACATCTTCTAGGAGATCGAGTCAGAGTCTTTTAACAGAAACCCTTTGTGTTGGAACATGGAATGTTCGCACAATGTATGATACATCAAAGACAGCACAAGTTGCTGATGAAATGCAGAGATATAAGTTGGGCATACTTGGAATAAGTGAATGTCGATGGATAAAGTCAGGCAAGATCATCAGAATAAACAGTGGTCAAACCATCTTGTACTCCGGGCATAATGTCAAACACCAAAGTGAAGTTGCAACCATGATAAGCAAAGACCAGAACAAAACACTGTTAGAATGGGAACCAATCAGTGACAGATTGATTAGAGCAAGATTCAATTCCAAGGACTGTAAACTTACAATCCTACAGTGCCATGTGCCAACAAATGATGCTGGAGAAGAAGTGAAAGACGATTTCTATGAACAGTTTCAGATGGTCGTCTAA